The Patescibacteria group bacterium region AACCAGGCTAAAAAAACGAAAAAAAGATAAACTCCGCCCCCTAAAAGCAATAGAGGCTTGGAGGCGGCGAGCGACTTCTCCACTGCTTCCCCGCCGGCAAAAGCGACTCGGAAAATATCCCCTGGGCTTAGGGCTGGATTAGCGATCCAAACGATTAAAAACGGCAAGACGCCACGGACAATGAAGACGGCGAACAGAAGGCCCCAAATTAAAAACCAACGCCGGAATTTCGGCGGCATCGTCTTGAGGATGTGAGCATTAACAATAGCATTATCAATACTACTGATAACCTCAAAGACCATTAAACCTAGGATGATGACGAAAATTTCCATATTAATCACGTGAAAAATGCTTTAATATCTTTTTAAAATCGCTTTTATCATTTCTGGTCAGGGGGACGGAGCTGCTATTTCTAAGTTGTTGGATAAGCTTTAAGCGGTCTAAGCGATTAAACCCGCCTAAATGGTTAACTTTTAACATATTATCTTTCCGAGACAGGACTTTTTCAACGTCCGGCAAATTATCGGCGAAATTTTCAAATTCTGGATTATGGTAAACTAAATGATGTAAACTTTTGTGCAAAGAATTAGGACCGCTAACTCGTAAATGACCTACCTCTGGCAAGCTGTCTAAACGGCTTGATTTAGCTGATAAGCGCTTATTAGGATTCAAACCGACGCCTCCGTCGACTCCCTGCCCATGGCTTATAGGGGGACTCTGTGGCCGATAATTATTATTATTTAAAGGCAAGGGGTTAATCGGATTAATCATAATAAAAAATATTAACGACTTTGCACCTATGGCCTCAGCCATAAAACTTAGTCTGTCTTAAAGCTCTCCAAGATATCCTTGATAGTCTCAAGATCCTGATGAGTCAGATTAAGTTTCAAGCGGTTCTGATACAGGTGGTAGGAATCCTCCCTAATGGTATAGCCGGAGACCCCAATCCCCTTCCTAATCTTATCCTTATACTTATGCACCAGGTCCAAAATCAAAGATTGGTTAGCCTCATTTAAATGCCGGAAACTCGGTTGCTTGCGCAAGAGCTCGTCAAAATGCTGTTCAATCTGGTAATCTGTCAGATTCTTAGCATTCTGGAATACGCTTTTTATATCCATATTTGTAGCTTTATACTTAAATTATAGCAGAAATATTGAATAAAAAAAGAGCTGGTTTTAAGCCAGCTCGAATCGATTAATCACTGTGGACCCAAATAGCTCCGAGTGAATCCCGCCTTACCCTAATCACTGGATGGTGCAGGCTAAGCCTTACCAGGATATCATTAACGATTTGCGATTTAGGGGCTATTCCTTTGTTTTTAAGAATCTCCAATAAAGTCAGAGATAAGGGCTTGGGCATAGAGACGATGTCGTTTATGACCAATTGTTTCAGGTGTTCTTCCCTGTCTATAAACATGATTTAGGTTTTTTTGTTATAGATTACTTGATTAATTGAATATTTATTATTTTAAATTATAAGCCGTCATACTCGCGCATCGTTAGTTGCGACTCTATCTGCTTGACTGTCTCGATTACCACTGAAACGACGATCAAAAGACTCGTACCGCCGACCGCCAAAGACTGCATGCCGGTGAAATAACGCATGATCAGAGGCAAGATGGCGATGATGCCTAAGAATAAAGCACCGACCAGGATTATCTTGTGAGTAGTGTTAGCTAGGTAATCACTCGTGTGCTTTCCTGGCCTGATGCCCGGAATAAACCCGCCCTGCTTCTGTAAATTTTCCGCTATCTGAGTCGGATGAAAAACGACTTCGGTGTAGAAATAGGTAAAGATAAAAACTAATAAGAAATAAGCGATGCCGTAAAAAAGCTGGTTATTGAACAAGGTGATCACCCATTGAGAAAAATTAGCAATCCAGGCGGTACGGGCATGCAAGAAAAATTGAGCCATCATCGGCGGCAATAAGACGACGGAAACCGCAAAGATAATCGGGATTACGCCCGCCATATTAACCCGTAAAGGCAGATGGGTGCTAGTGCCGCCAAAAGCGCGGTTACCCCTAATTTGCCTAGCGTATTGGACCGGAATATTTCTCTGAGCTTCATTGATCATGACTACGCCCACGATTGTTATCAAACCGATAACGATAAAACCGAGCAGAAGGAAAAGCTGAGTCTGGTCAAAGGTCAGAGCTAATTGTTTGAGAGTTTGAGGAATCGCGGCGACGATACCAGCAAAGATAAGGATGGAAATACCATTACCGATCTTCTTCTCGGAAATAAGTTCTCCAAACCACATTAGCAACATAGTGCCGGTCGTAATTGTCAGTAGCATCAAACCGAAATCAAAGGGGCTGATGCTGCCCAAAATACCAGAAGAAGAACGGCGTAAAAGGGTAATCATGCCATAAGCTTGGACTAAAGCTAAAGGAACGGTGGCATAGCGCGTCCACATATTTATTTTCTGGCGGCCAGCCTCCTCTTTCTGCATCTCTTCAATCTTCGGAACGATCATACCTAAAAGCTGGAAAATGATCGAAGCGGTGATATAAGGGGCGACGCCCATCATGACAATAGAAAAATTATCCATGCCGCCGCCGGAAAAAAGATTTAATAAGCCTAAAAATTGGTTAGAAGCGAACAAGTTCTTTAAAGCCACCGCGTTGACACCAGGAATCGGGATGTGGGCCGCCAGACGGAAAACCAAGAGTATCCCCAAGATAAACAAGATGCTGCGCCGTAAATCCTTGGCCTTCCAAATTTGTTCGATTTTAGCAAACATATATTTAAACGAAAATTATTCGCTGATTTATAAAATTACTGAGCGAGTTGGCCTTTAACCGCCTGGGACATCTTGACGCCAGCAAATTTTACTTTGACAAGTAATTTTTCCTTACCAAGAATCTTGACCGGCAAAGCCTTATCTAAGATTATATTCTTAGCTAATAAAGTTTCCGGGCTAACCAATTCTTGATCCTTGAAATTAGCATTGATTGACTTGACGCTAACAATCTGATTTTTGGGATAAACTGATTTAAAACCACGCAACTTAGGAATTTTCAAAAGCTGTTTCTTCATGCCTAATTTCTTCAAGCCGCTGACGCCCGAACGTGATTTTTGGCCTTTAAGTCCTCGGGTGCTATAGGTCCCATGCCCAGAGGCGTTACCACGGCCGACCCGTTTCCGTTTCTGGTTGGCACCTTGAGATTTTTTAATAGAGTTAAGTGATAGCATATTGGCTAAATTATTATTTGCTTGCTTCGGCCTCCGCTTTACCCTTATCGGCTTTGGCTTCTACTTTTTTCAATTTCCTTAAAGCTTCGATCGTACAGCGGGCGTTATTAATCTTATTATTAGTACCTAAGACTTTACTGGTAGCATTCTTGACTCCAGCTAACTCTAAAAGGACGCGGGTAACCCCACCGGCGATGACTCCCTTACCCTTCCTAGCCGGTTTGAATAGAATTCTAGCAGCCCCCTGGACTTCGAAGATGGAATGAGGAATGGTGTCCTTTACCATCGGCACGGTAATCATGTCTTTCTTGGCCCGATTAACAGCTTTGTTGACCGCCATAGTGACATCAGCGCCCTTGCCGACGCCGACAGCCACCTTGCCTTTCTTATCACCGATAGCTACACAAGCTCGGAAATTCATTCTTTTGCCTCCAGCCATAACTCTAGTCACGCGAGCAATATCTAAAATCCTCTGTTCGAATTCATCACGGTTAGCTTCACGACCACGGTCGCCGCGCTTAAAAGGACGGGCGGGACCTTTCTTTTTCTGTCCATCGCCATAAATATCCTTAGCCACGGTGCTGGCGGCCTGGGCATTAGTATCAACTGCTAAATTTTTTTTATCGTCTGCCATATGATATAAATTATACTAATTAAAATTCCAAACCGCCTTCTCTGGCGCCTTCAGCCGCCGCCTTGACTCGGCCATGGTATTTATAAGAACCGCGATCGAAAACGACTGCCTTGATTTTCTTATCCGCCGCCTTTTGGGCTAGCAGCTTACCTAAAGCCGAAGCGAGCTCGATCTTGCCGGCAGTCTTGGCCTTAATCTCGCGACTGTGGGCGCTAACGAGGGTGATAGCTTTCAAATCATCAATCAGCTGCAGGTACATTCCCGCATTAGAACGAAAGACACAGAGACGAGGCTTCTGGTCCGTACCCTTTATTTTAGACCTAGTCCTAGCTTGGCGTCGAGCGGTCTTCTTATTTTTTAGAATACTCTTGTTCATATGAAAATTTTATTTGATATTATTTGCCTTTAGCGGCAGCCTTACCAGCTTTGCGGCGGATGACTTCATCGCTGTATTTGACACCTTTACCCTTATAAGGCTCCGGCTTTCTGATCTTACGGATACGAGCGGCGGTCTCACCGACTAATTTCTTATCGATTCCGCTCAAAGTAATGGTATTAGCTTCCACGACGGCACTGATGCCAGCTGGCAACATGAATTCCACCGGATGGGAAAAGCCCAAATTCAAGGTTAATTTCTGGCCGCTGACGCTAGCCCGATAACCGACACCGTTGATTTCTAATTTTTTGGAAAAACCCTGGCTTAAGCCTAAGACCATATTATTGATCAAGCTCCTGTATAAACCCCATAACGCTCCGGAATTCTTATAGGCAGGGTTATTAACGACAGAGATTTCGCTCTCGGAGATATTAATACTAACAGCCGGATGCAGAGCTTGCTTCAATTCGCCCTTAGCGCCTTTGACCACGATAAAACCGTCGGCTATTTTAGCCTGGATACCGGCGGGCAAAGTAATGGGTAATTTTCCTAAACGTGACATATCTTTATTGCTTTAGTTATTTATTAATAAATCTCGCCAATCACTTCACCACCTACTTTAGCGCGTCTGGCTTCAAAATTAGTCATCAAGCCGGATGAGGTGGAAATAATTGCCATGCCTAGATTATTTAAAACGCTAGGGATATTATCCTTATCAACATAGATACGCAGGCCGGGTTTGCTGATGCGCTTGATCGAGGTGATATGGGGACGTCCGTTCTTGTGATATTTCAAGACTAAGCGGAGCTCGTCAAAATTATTACTCGCGCCATTCAAGCCGCCAGGAACAACGTTCGCTTCTTTAATCCAGCCTTCGCGGGCTAAAATTTTGGCTACTTCCAATTTCACCTTGCTCAACGGCAAAACCACCTCCGCCTTTTTGACTGCGGCAGCATTCCGGATGCGCGTAAACATGTCTGCGATTGGATCTGTCATAATATTGATTAATTAAAAATTTACATTATTTTAGATTACCAGCTAGCCTTCTTGATTCCTGGTAAATCTCCATTATCGGCTAATTCCCGAAAACAAATACGACATAAATCAAAGGCGCGCATATAGCCGTGGTTACGGCCGCAACGCCAGCACCGATTAATCTTACGGGTGGAAAATTTCGGTTTTCTTTTTGCTTTAACGATTAAGGCTGTTCTTGCCATACAAATATGAAAATTAATTACTTATTATCCTTTTTAAAAGGTATGCCTAAAAGACGGAAGAATTCCAATCCGGAATTTCTGTCTTGGGCACTAGTCGCCAAGCAGACTTCCAAACCGAAAAGGTTATCAGCGTCTTCCACTTTTATTTCTAAGAAGGAAGAGCTTTCCTTAACCCCGATCGTCAAGTTGCCATTTCTATCAACTGATTTTTCGCTGATACCGCGGAAATCGCGGACGCGAGGAAAAGTGATATTGATCAATTTTTCTACAAAATCATACATCCTCTGGCCGCGCAGGGTCACCATAGCACCAATGACCATGCCCTCTCTGATCTTGAAAGCGGAAATCGATTTCTTGGCTTTAGTCAAAACCGGCCTCTGGCCGCTAATCTTGATAAGCCCCTGTTCTACGGCTGCTACTAGCTCCTTCTCTTTCGCTTGGCGACCGAAACCGACGTTAATCACTACTTTCTGTAAACGCGGTACTAAGAAACTATTATTTACGCCCAAAGTCTTTTTCAGCTCTGGTAATATTTGTTTTTGATATTTTTCTTTTAATCTCATATATAGAAAGATTAGACTTGGCTTAATCGATTACCTCTTGGCACTTTTTGCAAGCCCGGTATTTTTTAGGCTTCTTGCCTTCGGCTTGATTGATGAATTTATGGGCGACTCTGGTAGCCTTGCCGCATTTCGGACAAATCAAGGCGACATTGGAAACATCGATAAAAGAAGGAAATTCTATCCGTTGACCCTTCTCACCTTGGCGACGCGGACGTAAGTGCTTAATTAACAGGTTCAAGCCTTCAACGCTCAGTTTGCCTTCACTGGGGATGGTTTGCAAAACTTTGCCCGTCTTGCCCCGGTCTTTGCCAGATAATATTTTTACTTTGTCGTTTTTTTTGATATTCATATATTTGCCAATGCTTTTAAGCTTAAAGGACCTCTGGGGCTAAAGAAGCAATCTTCACAAAACCGGCTTTTCTGATTTCTCTAGCGACCGGACCAAAGATACGGGTACCTTTCGGGTCTTTCTTCTCCTTATCAGTGATAATCACACAGGCGTTATCATCGAAACGGACGTAGGAGCCATCAACCCGGCGAATCTCTTTCTTGGTGCGCACGATCACGGCCTTAACCACGTCGCTTTTCTTGATAGGAGCATGGGGAGTCGCTTCTTTAACTGCACCGACGATAATATCGCCCACGCCAGCGTAACGGCGCTTATAACCTCCCAAAACCTTGATGCACTGGATCAATTTAGCTCCGGAATTATCGGCTACTTTTAAATATGTTTGGACTTGAATCATATGTTTTTATTTAATAACCCGCCAGCGCTTATCTTTGCTCAAAGGGCGGCATTCCACAAAAGTTACCTTATCACCGGTCTTGAATTCATTTTTCGGATCATGAACTTTATAGCGAGAGCTGACGGTGTAGCGCTTCTTATACTTCGGATTGATCTTGACGCGCTCGACTTTGACTACGATGGTCTTATCGCTCTTGTCACTAACAACCACGCCGCTGAATTTTTTGCGGATAACGATTGGCGCTTCAATTTTGGCTTCACTTTTAACTGGCATAATTTTAAAAACTTATTTTTTAAGAGAGGAAACCTTTAGCTGCGTAAAAACCCGGGCGATCAATTTCTTGACATTCCTGATCTCTCTGACATTTTTTAATTGCTTATTAGAATCTTTAAAACGCAAGTCGCGCAGCTTCTCCTGCTCCAGGCTTAGTAAGGCCTGAAGTTCGGCGGAGCTTTTACTTTTTAATTCTTGGCTATCCATATATTTATTAGCTTACTTTGCTTACG contains the following coding sequences:
- the rplO gene encoding 50S ribosomal protein L15 yields the protein MLSLNSIKKSQGANQKRKRVGRGNASGHGTYSTRGLKGQKSRSGVSGLKKLGMKKQLLKIPKLRGFKSVYPKNQIVSVKSINANFKDQELVSPETLLAKNIILDKALPVKILGKEKLLVKVKFAGVKMSQAVKGQLAQ
- a CDS encoding 30S ribosomal protein S5, whose amino-acid sequence is MADDKKNLAVDTNAQAASTVAKDIYGDGQKKKGPARPFKRGDRGREANRDEFEQRILDIARVTRVMAGGKRMNFRACVAIGDKKGKVAVGVGKGADVTMAVNKAVNRAKKDMITVPMVKDTIPHSIFEVQGAARILFKPARKGKGVIAGGVTRVLLELAGVKNATSKVLGTNNKINNARCTIEALRKLKKVEAKADKGKAEAEASK
- the rpsH gene encoding 30S ribosomal protein S8, which codes for MTDPIADMFTRIRNAAAVKKAEVVLPLSKVKLEVAKILAREGWIKEANVVPGGLNGASNNFDELRLVLKYHKNGRPHITSIKRISKPGLRIYVDKDNIPSVLNNLGMAIISTSSGLMTNFEARRAKVGGEVIGEIY
- the rplE gene encoding 50S ribosomal protein L5 translates to MRLKEKYQKQILPELKKTLGVNNSFLVPRLQKVVINVGFGRQAKEKELVAAVEQGLIKISGQRPVLTKAKKSISAFKIREGMVIGAMVTLRGQRMYDFVEKLINITFPRVRDFRGISEKSVDRNGNLTIGVKESSSFLEIKVEDADNLFGLEVCLATSAQDRNSGLEFFRLLGIPFKKDNK
- the rplN gene encoding 50S ribosomal protein L14 gives rise to the protein MIQVQTYLKVADNSGAKLIQCIKVLGGYKRRYAGVGDIIVGAVKEATPHAPIKKSDVVKAVIVRTKKEIRRVDGSYVRFDDNACVIITDKEKKDPKGTRIFGPVAREIRKAGFVKIASLAPEVL
- a CDS encoding type Z 30S ribosomal protein S14 — translated: MARTALIVKAKRKPKFSTRKINRCWRCGRNHGYMRAFDLCRICFRELADNGDLPGIKKASW
- the rpsQ gene encoding 30S ribosomal protein S17, with amino-acid sequence MPVKSEAKIEAPIVIRKKFSGVVVSDKSDKTIVVKVERVKINPKYKKRYTVSSRYKVHDPKNEFKTGDKVTFVECRPLSKDKRWRVIK
- the rplF gene encoding 50S ribosomal protein L6 → MSRLGKLPITLPAGIQAKIADGFIVVKGAKGELKQALHPAVSINISESEISVVNNPAYKNSGALWGLYRSLINNMVLGLSQGFSKKLEINGVGYRASVSGQKLTLNLGFSHPVEFMLPAGISAVVEANTITLSGIDKKLVGETAARIRKIRKPEPYKGKGVKYSDEVIRRKAGKAAAKGK
- the secY gene encoding preprotein translocase subunit SecY, with the protein product MFAKIEQIWKAKDLRRSILFILGILLVFRLAAHIPIPGVNAVALKNLFASNQFLGLLNLFSGGGMDNFSIVMMGVAPYITASIIFQLLGMIVPKIEEMQKEEAGRQKINMWTRYATVPLALVQAYGMITLLRRSSSGILGSISPFDFGLMLLTITTGTMLLMWFGELISEKKIGNGISILIFAGIVAAIPQTLKQLALTFDQTQLFLLLGFIVIGLITIVGVVMINEAQRNIPVQYARQIRGNRAFGGTSTHLPLRVNMAGVIPIIFAVSVVLLPPMMAQFFLHARTAWIANFSQWVITLFNNQLFYGIAYFLLVFIFTYFYTEVVFHPTQIAENLQKQGGFIPGIRPGKHTSDYLANTTHKIILVGALFLGIIAILPLIMRYFTGMQSLAVGGTSLLIVVSVVIETVKQIESQLTMREYDGL
- the rplX gene encoding 50S ribosomal protein L24 codes for the protein MNIKKNDKVKILSGKDRGKTGKVLQTIPSEGKLSVEGLNLLIKHLRPRRQGEKGQRIEFPSFIDVSNVALICPKCGKATRVAHKFINQAEGKKPKKYRACKKCQEVID
- the rplR gene encoding 50S ribosomal protein L18, translating into MNKSILKNKKTARRQARTRSKIKGTDQKPRLCVFRSNAGMYLQLIDDLKAITLVSAHSREIKAKTAGKIELASALGKLLAQKAADKKIKAVVFDRGSYKYHGRVKAAAEGAREGGLEF
- the rpmC gene encoding 50S ribosomal protein L29, translated to MDSQELKSKSSAELQALLSLEQEKLRDLRFKDSNKQLKNVREIRNVKKLIARVFTQLKVSSLKK